Proteins from one Diorhabda carinulata isolate Delta chromosome 10, icDioCari1.1, whole genome shotgun sequence genomic window:
- the LOC130898621 gene encoding integral membrane protein GPR155: MDSIDDQISDTNTSFENLYPALTQCFVIIICGYFAGRMNWISETEAKGLNTFIATFSLPSLIFMSLAEIQLGQVNWIFLLSILLAKSIVFFSVIIVTLLVGRPLNLGRAGIFAIFCTQSNDFAIGYPIVAALYTNTHPEYATYLYLMAPISLAILNPISFILMEIGKRRNSESREQLIMDGELTNGSNMHKERLRMAISVMKSIFLNPIILMTILGIIGNLIFKHNIPVFLSGTLQVLGSAFSASALFLLGLRMVGKVHKLKGATLVVPGILIMVKLLVLPLVTREAISILHPGYNETETVDLSTYGFLYGTFPSAPTVFVFSTQYSIDIDLIASAMVVCTFVSVPLMFISAKMITITNCDPSEYIKELDSFTLDISIISLVASLWVLIVLIVTKKIIRIPHKITAALVISQLIGCLGAILWNTLQQKEGWAGYLQFTLFCTGVYSTRLWTMILAITLLFLQCRSLCYVIKLQPAFLLLGWGLPIILAALLLAFDKSSTTPFDKRNPNFVYGASQAILAVSLLVLCFIVTVGCLILHQRYRRRLTRYMDLSHEIASDQDQCQSTPEAETATDTAALSPNPSTSSDFLAIGVLDSVQTQQCCSLPTIVEGRNEEKDSPVTDIEDLLDDFKKKNGSPDIKGYLTVLSDEGTSPNGEGICPVRYGCSGREICHGIINQYQEQIDDDLELIEEESESHEPQILRHTVLLILLLCSMFVGLALSIWTLVMEHMSGIYIELSFLDATLNFGQSIIVFAIFGLNTKEIILPLLKYWRKIWYGANTLILPAWDELSPETKHICDQFVTHHIQNCRTAIAIDKRWRLKIYKNVFSGERFVDWLIEVGLARDRVEAVNYARHLIEGKILKHINGVYHFYDRNLLYTLV; this comes from the exons ATGGATTCAATAGATGATCAGATAAGTGACACAAATACTTCTTTTGAGAATCTATATCCAGCACTAACACAATgctttgttattataatttgtgG ATATTTTGCTGGACGTATGAATTGGATATCAGAAACAGAAGCGAAAGGATTAAACACTTTTATAGCAACTTTTTCTCTTCCCTCTTTAATATTCATGTCTCTAGCCGAGATACAACTTGGCCAAGTGAACTGGATCTTTTTGTTATCCATATTATTAGCAAAAAGTATCGTATTTTTTTCTGTGATAATAGTAACGCTTTTGGTTGGAAGACCCTTGAATTTAGGAAGGGCTGGCATTTTTGCCATTTTTTGTACACAAAGCAATGATTTTGCTATTGGATATCCCATAG TTGCTGCATTGTACACGAACACCCATCCAGAGTATGCAACATATCTTTATTTAATGGCTCCAATAAGTTTAGCCATTTTGAATCCAATATCATTCATACTAATGGAAATTGGTAAAAGGAGAAATAGTGAAAGTAGAGAACAACTTATAATGGATGGGGAACTAACAAATGGCTCAAATATGCACAAAGAGAGGTTGAGGATGGCAATTTCTGtgatgaaaagtatttttttgaaccCTATTATACTCATGACCATTTTGGGAATTAtaggaaatttaattttcaaacacAATATTCCAGTGTTTCTCAGTGGAACACTTCAA gtCTTAGGCTCAGCTTTTTCAGCAAGCGCCTTATTTTTACTAGGTTTGAGAATGGTTGGAAAGGTGCACAAATTAAAAGGAGCTACTTTGGTAGTACCTGGTATTTTGATTATGGTGAAATT ATTAGTTTTGCCACTCGTTACCAGAGAAGCTATAAGCATTTTACATCCCGGATATAATGAAACAGAAACTGTAGATTTGAGTACTTATGGATTTTTGTATGGTACTTTTCCATCTGCCCCAACAGTTTTCGTTTTTTCAACGCAGTATTCTATAGATATAGATCTG atagcAAGTGCAATGGTGGTTTGTACCTTTGTCAGCGTACCACTGATGTTTATATCTGCAAAAATGATCACCATTACAAATTGTGATCCTTCCGAATATATAAAAGAGCTTGATTCATTTACCTTAGACATAAGTATCATTAGTCTCGTTGCTTCCTTGTGGGTACTGATAGTTCTGATagttaccaaaaaaattataagaatacCCCATAAAATTACAGCAGCTTTAGTTATATCACAG cTTATAGGCTGTTTGGGAGCTATTTTATGGAATACTTTACAACAAAAAGAAGGTTGGGCAGGCTATTTACAGTTCACACTTTTTTGCACTGGAGTTTACAGTACTAGATTGTGGACTATGATTTTAGCTatcacattattatttttacaatgcAGAAGTTTGTGTTACGTAATAAAATTGCAACCAGCATTTCTTCTTTTAGGTTGGgg attacCCATTATACTTGCTGCTTTACTGTTAGCATTTGATAAATCTAGTACCACGCCATTTGACAAGAGAAATCCGAATTTTGTGTACGGCGCTTCACAAGCCATTTTAGCAGTCTCCTTACTGGTGCTTTGTTTCATAG TGACTGTAGGCTGTTTGATACTTCACCAAAGATATCGTAGACGTTTAACCCGATATATGGATCTTTCTCATGAGATAGCCTCAGATCAAGATCAGTGTCAATCTACCCCTGAAGCTGAAACTGCTACAGATACTGCTGCTTTAAGTCCCAATCCCAGTACCAGTTCAGACTTTTTAGCCATTGGTGTTTTAGATAGTGTCCAGACACAACAATGTTGCAGTTTACCTACAATTGTTGAAGGCCGTAATGAAGAAAAAGACAGTCCAGTGACTGACATTGAAGATCTTTTAGatgattttaaaaagaaaaatggtaGTCCTGATATTAAAGgatatttgacagttttaaGTGACGAAGG aacCAGTCCAAATGGTGAAGGCATTTGTCCTGTAAGATACGGTTGCTCTGGACGAGAAATCTGCCATGGTATTATAAATCAATACCAAGAACAAATAGATGATGATTTGGAACTTATCGAAGAGGAATCTGAATCACACGAACCACAAATTTTAAGACATACAGTTTTGTTGATTTTACTACTTTGTTCAATGTTTGTg GGACTTGCATTATCTATTTGGACTTTGGTTATGGAACATATGTCAGGTATCTACATCGAATTATCATTCTTAGATGCCACACTTAATTTCGGACAAAGTATTATAGTTTTCGCTATTTTCGGCTTGAATaccaaagaaattattttacctttattgaaatattggagaaaaatatGGTATGGTGCTAATACGTTGATCTTGCCTGCGTGGGATGAACTTAGCCCTGAAACGAAACATATCTGTGATCAGTTTGTGACTCatcatattcaaaattgtaGAACAGCTATAGCTATAGATAAAAG ATGGAGGTTGAAAATCTACAAAAACGTATTTTCTGGTGAAAGATTTGTTGACTGGTTAATAGAAGTTGGTCTAGCAAGGGACCGAGTGGAAGCTGTGAATTATGCAAGACATCTTATAGAAgggaaaattttaaaacatattaatGGAGTATATCATTTTTACGATAGAAATTTATTGTACACTCTAGTTTAA
- the LOC130898622 gene encoding protein ABHD11-like, giving the protein MFPLYIKNKIPDLLTHLSKLYSIQKSSATSNDEITSVEVSYEVFDNFASPLIVMHGLLGSKNNWLAKCKQYSKKTKPPRQIIAIDSRNHGKSPHTNIHTYEHIVADMKALFDRISLTKVALLGHSMGGRSCMLYSLKYPELVEKLIVADISPITGLHMAEFAKIFDILLAAQIPSGVPVSKAVKMMDNDLTPKIASSRLRNFLLSNIVKKQDGSNGWRVNLTVLAKDLKHLCVFPLDDTMRYEGPTLFVAGGNSNFVPKSDLPKILKYFPKAELTYIKGATHWLHLDKPQEFMDITVEFLNRS; this is encoded by the exons ATGTTCCCactttatattaaaaataaaattccagaTCTATTAACACATCTTTCAAAGTTatactcaatacagaagagctCTGCTACCAGTAACGATGAAATCACATCGGTGGAAGTATCATACGAAGTCTTTGATAATTTTGCCTCGCCTTTGATAGTAATGCACGGTTTACTTGGGTCAAAAAATAATTGGCTTGCAAAATGTAAGCAATATAGTAAAAAAACCAAACCCCCCAGACAAATAATAGCTATAGATAGTCGAAATCATGGTAAAAGCCCTCATACAAATATTCATACATACGAACATATTGTAGCAGACATGAAAGCTCTATTCGATCGGATTTCTCTTACAAAAGTAGCTTTATTAGGACATTCAATGGGAGGAAGATCATGTATGTTGTATTCTTTAAAATAC CCGGAGCTTGTGGAAAAGTTAATTGTAGCCGATATTTCACCAATCACAGGATTGCATATGGCTGAATTCGCAAAAATATTCGATATACTTTTGGCAGCTCAAATTCCATCTGGTGTACCAGTATCGAAGGCAGTAAAAATGATGGACAATGATTTAACTCCGAAGATTGCCAGCAGTCGATTGAGAAATTTCCTCCTgtcaaatattgttaaaaaacaaGACGGAAG TAACGGCTGGAGAGTTAACTTAACCGTACTCGCCAAAGATTTGAAGCATTTATGCGTCTTTCCATTAGATGACACTATGAGATATGAGGGACCTACTCTATTTGTTGCTGGTGGAAACTCGAATTTTGTACC AAAAAGTGACttgccaaaaattttgaaatattttccaaaagcAGAACTTACATACATAAAAGGTGCAACCCATTGGCTACATCTCGATAAACCCCAAGAATTTATGGATATCACCGTTGAATTTTTAAACAGGTCATAA